Proteins from a genomic interval of Oncorhynchus kisutch isolate 150728-3 linkage group LG28, Okis_V2, whole genome shotgun sequence:
- the LOC109873066 gene encoding forkhead box protein I1-ema-like gives MMSFVPQGLSPPPCGTQYPSLEQEPPEFSLYSNNFYSTPTLPSPQQATPTSYDLGDYTSPPSNPYLWFNGPELNSVPYLGGPTGPVCGPYVPQLYNMQRPYLGAGVPRGGVGDLSWFSMPSQEELMKLARPPYSYSALIAMAIHGGQDRRLTLSQIYQYVADNFPFYNKSKAGWQNSIRHNLSLNDCFKKVPRDEDDPGKGNYWTLDPNCEKMFDNGNFRRKRKRKSDSLPGEGGSSGSESLESSPKHHNNMNDVSSSSERGPSPISSAPSLCLNSFLSQMAEVGTVSNTVVSDTLHRPSLATELSQRVSPAQRYGSYSPNAPMPQWEVCMSHPQQPTISSSPPLYPAGYSDSVLTQLSSQLYPALDSASMLYPREGTEV, from the exons ATGATGTCGTTTGTGCCACAGGGCCTCTCCCCACCTCCTTGTGGAACCCAGTACCCTAGCCTCGAACAGGAGCCTCCAGAGTTCAGCCTGTACAGCAACAACTTCTACAGCACTCCAACCCTGCCTAGCCCGCAACAGGCCACCCCTACTTCCTACGACCTGGGAGACTACACCAGCCCTCCTTCCAACCCTTACTTGTGGTTCAACGGCCCAGAGCTCAACAGTGTTCCCTACCTAGGTGGGCCCACAGGGCCAGTCTGTGGGCCCTATGTGCCCCAACTCTACAACATGCAGAGGCCCTATCTGGGTGCTGGCGTGCCGAGGGGTGGTGTAGGGGACCTGAGCTGGTTCTCCATGCCCTCTCAGGAGGAGCTGATGAAGCTAGCCAGGCCACCCTACTCCTACTCTGCCCTTATTGCCATGGCGATCCACGGGGGCCAAGACAGACGGCTCACCCTGAGCCAGATCTACCAATATGTTGCAGACAACTTCCCCTTCTACAACAAAAGCAAGGCCGGGTGGCAGAACTCTATCCgccacaacctctccctcaacgactGCTTCAAGAAGGTGCCCCGAGATGAGGATGATCCAG GCAAGGGTAACTACTGGACCCTGGATCCCAACTGTGAGAAGATGTTTGACAACGGCAATTTCCGTCGCAAGAGGAAGAGGAAGTCGGACTCCCTGCCTGGTGAGGGGGGCTCCTCAGGTTCTGAGTCGTTAGAGTCCAGCCCcaaacaccacaacaacatgaATGACGTTTCCAGCTCCTCCGAGCGCGgcccctcccccatctcctcagCCCCCTCCCTCTGCCTGAACAGCTTCCTGTCTCAGATGGCTGAAGTGGGGACGGTATCAAACACAGTAGTGTCAGATACCCTCCACAGACCCAGCCTGGCTACAGAGCTGTCCCAACGGGTCTCTCCGGCCCAGAGATACGGCTCCTACTCCCCCAATGCTCCGATGCCTCAGTGGGAGGTCTGTATGTCCCATCCACAGCAGCCTAccatttcctcctctcctcccctctaccctGCGGGCTACAGTGACTCTGTCCTCACCCAGCTCAGCAGCCAACTATACCCAGCCCTGGACTCTGCCTCAATGCTTTACCCTCGGGAAGGCACAGAGGTGTAA